The DNA window GCTAGGAAGAAAAACCGCATCTACACCTTCACGATCTGCCAATGCCAGATCTTTATCTGAATCACGTGGATAGGTCTCAAAATCTTCACCCGGTCCAAATTGAATGGGATTCACAAAGATACTCAGCACCACGAGGTCGTTGTGCTTACGTGCTTCTGACAATAGACTGGCGTGCCCTTCATGTAAGAATCCCATGGTAGGGACTAAGCCAACCTTCAGATTCTGGCCCCCTTTGGCAGCTCTAAATCGCTCATCCTTCAAATACGTTCTTAAACTCGCGATTTCCGTAAATACCTTCATGATTCTGACTCCGCCTTCCCTTTACCGTAAAGTTGATCGATAACTCCTTCTTCAGCTGCAAATACATGAACTTCTGCTGGGAATGCCCGAGTCTTCACTTCATTCACATATTCTGAAATCCCATTACGGATTTGTTCACCAATATTAGCATACGTCTTAACAAAGCGTTTCTCCCGATAATCAGACGTATACTTAAGCACATCATGAAATACCAATACCTGTCCATCGCACCCTCGTCCTGCCCCGATCCCAATGGTTGGAATGGAAATTTCCGCCGAGATTGCTGCAGACACTTCCTCCGTAACAAGTTCAAGTACGATAGCAAATACTCCCGCTCGTTCAAGTGCTTTTGCGTCTTCAATTAAGCGGCGAGCATCCTTCTCATCTTTCCCTTGAATACGGTACCCGCCGATTTGATTGACCGATTGAGGCGTCAGACCGATATGACCTAATACAGGCACACCCGCTTGTACAATGGAATGTACCGTTGGAGCAATTTCTGCCCCACCTTCCATTTTGACTGCATGAGCGTGACCTTCCTGCATAAGACGCCGTACATTCCGGAACGTTTCATCCAAACTTCCATGATACGTCATAAAGGGTAAGTCCGTTACGATGAAAGTATGCTCAGCTCCCCGCGCTACCGCACGAGAATGATATACCATATCATCCAATGTTACGGGAACCGTGGAATCATAGCCTAATACAACATTTCCGAGAGAATCACCAACCAATATCATATCGATACCAGCCTCTTCTGCAAGCTTGGCTGAAGGATAATCGTATGCTGTAATCACCGTTATCGGATTTGCATCTTGCTTCATTTTTTTAATTTTCACAATATTTAGCGCTTGTTTGCCTGCCATTATTACCCATCTCCTTTTCGATTTCTACATCAAATGACTTTAGCGCCCACGACAAAAAAACCTTTTAGTTTAGGCACTAAAAAGGTCCGAAATCCAAAGAAGAGTCACTTTCATTCGTCCCTTCTGTCTCGGTCCTCTTCGGCTCAGAGCAGAATCCAACGTTACCAATAAACCAATTTACCTAATATTCAAACCAATTGCAATACTGTCATGAGTGCAGTTTAGAGTTCTAATACCGCCTCGTGCCAACAGTATAACAAATAATATTAAATATTTCATCAACCAAGTTGTACTTCCCCAGAAAAAATATTGATGTTCTGCCCGTCATTACTTTTCAATATCAAAGCTCCTGAAGGATCTAACCCATCAGCAGTTCCTTGTATTTCACCACGAGCTGTCTTAACCGTTATTTTCTTGCCAATTGTAACGGATAATGCTTCCCATAGATGTCCAATCGGAGTAAATCCTTGTTCAAGATATAATTCATATAATTTTTCGAACTCGTTCATAACTGCACCTATCAACAAGGCGCGATCACAATCTCGACCACTCTCAATCTTGAGTGATGAAGCTATTCCCTTTAAGTCCGCCGGATAATCCTCAATACCCAAATTGACATCGATCCCCATACCCGCAACACAATAACGGATTAACTCATCTTCACCAACAGATTCAATCAGAATACCGCATACCTTACGTCCATCGACCAACAAATCGTTGGGCCATTTGATTCCAGTATTCACGCCAGTTACTGCACGTATGGCGCGACAAACCGCTACCGCACATAACAAGGTGAGCTGGGGAGCACAAGATAGCGGGAGTTCCGGCCTTAGCAACAAGCTCATCCATATACCTTTACCCGCCGGAGAGAGCCATTTACGCCCGTGTCGACCGCGTCCACTCGTTTGCTCCTCGGCAATAATAAGACTGCCTGAAGGGGCACCTTGTTCGGCAAGCAGGCGCATTTCCTCCTGTGTCGAGGTCGTCACATCAATTAACTTCAATCGTTGTCCGAACGAATTGGTTTTCAATGCTTTAATTACATCGGTATATTCTAACTTGTCTGGCTTACTGACCAGACGATACCCCCTGCGTGAAATGGCTTCAAACTCATAGCCCTCCAAACGCAGCTTATTGATTTGTTTCCAAACTGCAGTCCGGCTGATTCCAAGACGCCGGCTAATCTCTTCACCGGAAATATACTCTCCCGGAGTTTGCATCAACATATCCAGTAATTTGTTATCTTCCACCTAGGTTCACCACGGCTTTCGCTTGTTCCAACAATAACTCTTTCTCGTTGGGTATTTCACCCATTGCAACACTAAGTAACCACTGTTTCATTAGTTCCCCTAGCCAAGGTCCGGCCTTTTTGCCAGTGATGAAGAGAACCTCACTTCCACTTACAGCCAAATCCTGCACGCTATGTACAGTAACACCTTCGTGCCACTTACATGTTAACTCCAAGGCACGAAGCTCAGTCCCACTCCTTGTTGTATCAAGCATACAGCATTCCCTAAGCAGTATAGTTTGGCGCTTAAGCCACCTTGCAGCCACGGGTTTACCAAATCTGACTTGCAACTGAACCCAGTTTATACGAAGCTGCTCTTCATTCTGCAGACTGATCTTTGATCTTATCTCGCTCCAGGCCTCATCGAACAAGACGATTTCTGAAGTGCTTTGTGCGACAGAATTGGAGAATGTCCAAGCTTTCATAAGACGGGATACTTCAGCACCAGAAATATCCAGGCCTTGCACTAACAACGACCAACGTATCTCCGAATCTTCTTCCTGAACATATACAATAGCCTCAAGTAGGTCTCTTCGTAGCTCACTAGGTAAAATAACGGGGACTTTAACGTAATGGAGTAACCCACTACGCTCAATCAAGGCCAGTCCACGGAGAGGATGTACACCAAGCACTATTTTCTCCAGTTCAACACGTATACGCTCCATAGCAATAAAAGACAGCTTATCTCTGCCCTCAAGTAATGCACGCCACATACTCTTTACTGGACGAAATGCGAAGTTAGCGGTGAAACGAATCCCCCTCATCATTCGTAAGGCATCCTCATCAAAACGTTCGGCAGCAATTCCTACACAGCGAATGACACCTAACTCGATATCTTCCCGACCATGAAACGGATCAATTAGCGTACCATCTATATCACGAGCGATCGCATTCATCGTAAAATCACGGCGCTGCAAGTCCTCCGTGATATCATCCACATATTCAACACTTAAAGGGCGACGATGATCTCCATAGGATGATTCCTTACGGAATGTCGTCACCTCAAAATGATAATCTGCCATTAGAACAGTAACTGTACCGTGCTGTATCCCCGTTGGTACTGTACGTTCGAACAGCTCAATCACCTGTTCCGGATTTGCCGAAGTTGCAATATCCATATCATGTACTGGACGCCCCATCAACTCATCACGTACACAGCCTCCCACAAAGTACCCCTGAAAGCCACTCTCAAGCAGCTTTCGAAGTACCTCCTCCCCCTGACGTTGCATCAGGGGGTCTACCTGTTTCCATGAAATCATCTTCAACAAGCCTCCTTAGCCACAAGCCGGGTTCAAAAGAGGTGCTTTCTGACCAAGTACCCGATAATAAATCGATTCATACTGGGACATGATCGCTTCACTACTAAATTCATGATTTGCACGGAATAAACAAGACTCTCTTATTTCCTTTGCAAGCTTCTCGTTCTTCAACAATAAAACACAATAATCTGCCATTTGACGCGTAACACCGATTGGAGCAAGAAAACCTGTCTCGCCGTGTGTGACCAGTTCTGGAATCCCTCCAGCTACACTGCCAACCGTTGGTACACCACAAGCCATCGCTTCCAATGCTACAAGCCCAAAGCTCTCCTTCTCCGAAGGAAGGAGTAAAATATCAGCCATGGAAATAACATGTGCGATATCATCTTGCTTCCCGAGAAAATGAACCCGATCTTCTAAGCCCATTTCTTTAATCTTAGATTGAATCTTAGGAAGTTCAGGCCCTTCTCCTACAAATAAAAGGCGTGATGGAACCTGCTCATTTACCATTTTAAAAATATCTACAACGTCGCTTACCCGTTTGACCGGACGAAAGTTAGAAATATGCATGAGCACTTTTTCTTCCGGCTGAGCGAAGTCGCTACGGCATTTGCTGGCGTCACGCGGATGATACACCCTTTCATCCACAAAATTGTAGGTCAAATCGATATCTCTTGTGATATCGAGTACTTCTCTAGTTTCCCTCATTAAATCACGAGATACACTGGTTACTGCATCACTCTCATTGATAGCTAGACGGATCAAGTCCTTAAGCGATTCGTCTTGGGCAAGCACAGTAATATCCGTTCCATGAAGGGTAGTCACTACCTTTAGCTTATCTCCGACCATTTGTTTCGCCAGGAATGCGCAGACCGCATGGGGAACAGCATAATGGACATGTAAGATATCCAGCTGCTGCGTCTTGGCTACTTGGGCCATTTTTGTCGCCAGCGATAAATCATAAGGCGGATAACGGAATACATAATAATCACTAACATCTACTTCGTGATAAATGATGTTTTTATGAAAGCTACCCAGCCGAAAAGGGACACTATGAGATATAAAATGAACTTCATGCCCTTTCTCGGCGAGAAGCTTGCCGAGCTCAGTCGCCACAACCCCCGATCCGCCAAGCGACGGATAGCAGGTAATGCCAATTTTTAAGAATCGGTCCATAAACCGGGGGCCTCCTTTTGTATCTTGCTTAATCTTATTTTATGTGCGAATAGGCCCAAATAGATTCACCACGTAAGGTGACTTCACGGCAAAACCTTCGGCGTATGGAATTAGCTTCCTTTGCCCAAGCAGGGCATCCCTTGCCTTAACGCGCTCTACATATCCTTGATTCAAAGGGGTCAGCGCTACATCTTGATCTGGTGAAACCTGTCCAAATTGGGATTGATAACAGCCTAGTGCCGCTTCTTTCTTCCCATAATAATCGGTTACATCTACGAGCAAATCTGGAGTTTTCCAGTCATTAATGAAATAGAAATACAAATCAGGCGCAGGAACTGCGGGTTGCTCCGGCATATAACGACGTAGCTTTGCGTTAAACACAGCTTCCTCTACAAGCTTACTGCATGCAACATGGTCCGGATGACGGTCTTCCCAATAAGGAGCAAAGATGACACTTGGAGCATGAAGTCGAATGACCTCCGTGACAGCTGCAACATGATCAGGTGTGACATACAACCCGCGATCAGGTAGTCCCAAATTGCAGCGCATCGTAACTCCTAGCACTTCGGAAGCTGCAGCAGCCTCCTTTTTGCGCAATTCAACATTACCATTAGAAGATAATTCAGCTGCTGTCAGGTCGCAAATACCAACCTTTGAACCTGCAGCGACCTGTTTAGCTATCAATCCGGACATCCCAATCTCTGCGTCATCAGCATGTGCACCAAAAATTAGAATATCTAAATTCTCACTCATTAGGATAGCTCCGGCTTATGTAATTCAACTAGCTCGCGCCAACCAAAATCACCACGGTCAAGTGCACGCACCAGAATTTCTGCCGTTGCCATATTCGTAGCAACTGGAATACCGTGAACATCACAAAGACGAAGTAATGCTGTAATATCTGGTTCATGTGGTTGAGCTAACAATGGATCACGCAGGAAAATAACAAGGTCCATCTCGTTCTGTGCAATTAACGATCCGATCTGCTGATCCCCTCCAAGCGGTCCAGACAAGAAACGGTGAATGGTTAAGTTTGTGTTCTCCATAATTCTCAATCCAGTAGTTCCTGTAGAGTAAAGCTTCTTATCCTTAAAGACATGTTCATATGCAATAACAAAGTTGACAATATCTTCTTTCTTCCGGTCATGTGCAATAAATGCTATATTCATCATCAATCATATCTCCTTATCAGTCCACAAAATGTTCGAATCCATATATCATTCCTTTATATTCTAGCACTTTCTTAATTGCTAAGTTAACCCCTGGCATATACCCAGACCGTTCGTATGAATCGTGGCGAATTTTCAGTGTTTGGCCAAAACCACCAAAGATAACCTCCTGCTGTGCAAACACACCCGGAAGACGAACGCTATGGATGCGGAACCCGTTATAGTAACCACCTCTTGAACCATCTATCAGTTCTTCTTCCTGTGGATTACCTTGACGAAGTTCCTTCCGATTCTCAGCGATTAACTCAGCTGTCTTAACCGCTGTCCCCGAAGGAGCGTCTAATTTCTGGTCACCATGATACTCGATGATTTCCAAATGAGGAAAATATTTAGCCGCTTGCGCAGCAAATTTCATCATCAGAATAGCACCTATAGAGAAATTAGGAGCTATCAATCCCCCAATCCCACACTCACGGCACTGCTTGTCCAGATCCTCGATTTGCTCTGTGGTAAATCCTGTCGTACCAACAACTGGTGACACACCATGTTTTATTGCCAGCGTGGTGTTACTATATGCCGACTGAGGTGTAGTAAAATCTACAAGCACTTGTGGTCTACTCTCAACCAACGCCAACTCCAAATCTTGACTTAAAGTAATACCACAAGGTGGCAATCCAACCAGTGTCCCTGCATCCATTCCCTCTTCTGTTATGTTAATCGCCGCTACTAGTTGAAGTGTCGGATCTTCCAATACCATCTTCACAACTTCTTTACCCATCCTGCCAGCAGCACCGGCAACAGCTACTCTGATATTTTCTGACATAATATTAATTCCTCACTTCCTCTAGATTGGTGATTG is part of the Paenibacillus segetis genome and encodes:
- the panB gene encoding 3-methyl-2-oxobutanoate hydroxymethyltransferase; the encoded protein is MAGKQALNIVKIKKMKQDANPITVITAYDYPSAKLAEEAGIDMILVGDSLGNVVLGYDSTVPVTLDDMVYHSRAVARGAEHTFIVTDLPFMTYHGSLDETFRNVRRLMQEGHAHAVKMEGGAEIAPTVHSIVQAGVPVLGHIGLTPQSVNQIGGYRIQGKDEKDARRLIEDAKALERAGVFAIVLELVTEEVSAAISAEISIPTIGIGAGRGCDGQVLVFHDVLKYTSDYREKRFVKTYANIGEQIRNGISEYVNEVKTRAFPAEVHVFAAEEGVIDQLYGKGKAESES
- a CDS encoding biotin--[acetyl-CoA-carboxylase] ligase, which codes for MEDNKLLDMLMQTPGEYISGEEISRRLGISRTAVWKQINKLRLEGYEFEAISRRGYRLVSKPDKLEYTDVIKALKTNSFGQRLKLIDVTTSTQEEMRLLAEQGAPSGSLIIAEEQTSGRGRHGRKWLSPAGKGIWMSLLLRPELPLSCAPQLTLLCAVAVCRAIRAVTGVNTGIKWPNDLLVDGRKVCGILIESVGEDELIRYCVAGMGIDVNLGIEDYPADLKGIASSLKIESGRDCDRALLIGAVMNEFEKLYELYLEQGFTPIGHLWEALSVTIGKKITVKTARGEIQGTADGLDPSGALILKSNDGQNINIFSGEVQLG
- a CDS encoding CCA tRNA nucleotidyltransferase; translated protein: MISWKQVDPLMQRQGEEVLRKLLESGFQGYFVGGCVRDELMGRPVHDMDIATSANPEQVIELFERTVPTGIQHGTVTVLMADYHFEVTTFRKESSYGDHRRPLSVEYVDDITEDLQRRDFTMNAIARDIDGTLIDPFHGREDIELGVIRCVGIAAERFDEDALRMMRGIRFTANFAFRPVKSMWRALLEGRDKLSFIAMERIRVELEKIVLGVHPLRGLALIERSGLLHYVKVPVILPSELRRDLLEAIVYVQEEDSEIRWSLLVQGLDISGAEVSRLMKAWTFSNSVAQSTSEIVLFDEAWSEIRSKISLQNEEQLRINWVQLQVRFGKPVAARWLKRQTILLRECCMLDTTRSGTELRALELTCKWHEGVTVHSVQDLAVSGSEVLFITGKKAGPWLGELMKQWLLSVAMGEIPNEKELLLEQAKAVVNLGGR
- the bshA gene encoding N-acetyl-alpha-D-glucosaminyl L-malate synthase BshA, with amino-acid sequence MDRFLKIGITCYPSLGGSGVVATELGKLLAEKGHEVHFISHSVPFRLGSFHKNIIYHEVDVSDYYVFRYPPYDLSLATKMAQVAKTQQLDILHVHYAVPHAVCAFLAKQMVGDKLKVVTTLHGTDITVLAQDESLKDLIRLAINESDAVTSVSRDLMRETREVLDITRDIDLTYNFVDERVYHPRDASKCRSDFAQPEEKVLMHISNFRPVKRVSDVVDIFKMVNEQVPSRLLFVGEGPELPKIQSKIKEMGLEDRVHFLGKQDDIAHVISMADILLLPSEKESFGLVALEAMACGVPTVGSVAGGIPELVTHGETGFLAPIGVTRQMADYCVLLLKNEKLAKEIRESCLFRANHEFSSEAIMSQYESIYYRVLGQKAPLLNPACG
- the bshB1 gene encoding bacillithiol biosynthesis deacetylase BshB1, with amino-acid sequence MSENLDILIFGAHADDAEIGMSGLIAKQVAAGSKVGICDLTAAELSSNGNVELRKKEAAAASEVLGVTMRCNLGLPDRGLYVTPDHVAAVTEVIRLHAPSVIFAPYWEDRHPDHVACSKLVEEAVFNAKLRRYMPEQPAVPAPDLYFYFINDWKTPDLLVDVTDYYGKKEAALGCYQSQFGQVSPDQDVALTPLNQGYVERVKARDALLGQRKLIPYAEGFAVKSPYVVNLFGPIRT
- the mgsA gene encoding methylglyoxal synthase translates to MMNIAFIAHDRKKEDIVNFVIAYEHVFKDKKLYSTGTTGLRIMENTNLTIHRFLSGPLGGDQQIGSLIAQNEMDLVIFLRDPLLAQPHEPDITALLRLCDVHGIPVATNMATAEILVRALDRGDFGWRELVELHKPELS
- the dapB gene encoding 4-hydroxy-tetrahydrodipicolinate reductase; this translates as MSENIRVAVAGAAGRMGKEVVKMVLEDPTLQLVAAINITEEGMDAGTLVGLPPCGITLSQDLELALVESRPQVLVDFTTPQSAYSNTTLAIKHGVSPVVGTTGFTTEQIEDLDKQCRECGIGGLIAPNFSIGAILMMKFAAQAAKYFPHLEIIEYHGDQKLDAPSGTAVKTAELIAENRKELRQGNPQEEELIDGSRGGYYNGFRIHSVRLPGVFAQQEVIFGGFGQTLKIRHDSYERSGYMPGVNLAIKKVLEYKGMIYGFEHFVD